The nucleotide sequence GAAAGCTTTACACATGAAATCATCAATACAATTGTTTGCAAGCAGGTACATTCACCAACACAAATATTATTCACCACATGCATGATGCAAACGCACAAAACAATTCAGCAAACTTCAACAAAGACAGCCAAAGGATCAATATCTGGTCGTTTGAAGAATCACCCATTTATACAGAATATATCTTTAAGAAggataaaataaaagacaaaaaacaGATTTCTTCTCAATTCAGAATGTATGTGACTTTCAGTAACACAAACCCTTGACAGTCAAATGAAATATCATAATGGACAACACACATTTGGAAAAGCCTAGACTTATTCCTAAGGTGTCCAACTCCGTAACAATCATGTATGAGATGACAAACCAACAAGATAAAAATTAGGGGGATGGTTTCCACTTCTAATGCAGTTTTTGCCTTATTAATTTCACCAATTATAGTCCAGCGCCCAACAAAACTTATGGAGCATTTTCAATtataatacaacaacaacaaagcttTATCCTATTAGGTTACATCGATGAAACAATGTCATAATGTTCCATTGCAAATCATAACTATAGTAATATAGCCAACCAATTGACCTCGAAATCTTACTTAACAATTTCCTATAACTTTTTTGGTCTTCCTCGGCCTCTAGTAATTGGATGGTCCTCAATCTGATTTACTGTCCTTACTAAAGAACTACATAGCATCGGCATTTCATACCGAAGGCGTTTTGGATAGTCCTGgatcacttttattttcttgaattGTTATCGGCGTCAATGTGTTGATGTCGAGCCATGCTTGGTGTTTGTATCTACGACAGTGCTTAATAGCTATAGAATAGAATCTACAGGTCTCCTTCACACATACCCAACCTACTTAAATCGAAATCGAAATCTAACCATAGCTTCTACAATAGTTGCTATCCCTACTCTATCCAATACTATAATGCTATTGACATAAAAGCCACATAATTGGTAAACATTTcacaaagaaaatcaaaattgaaaattagaaATTAACTAACTTTATTAATAGTTTTGTTTGAAGGCTTGATTGGACATGCTGGAGGAACCCTCTCTGGTTTTCTATACTCCCACCCAAAAGCCGCATAGATTTTCccctaaaaacacaaaaattaggATTAGTAATGCATAATTAAGTAAAATAATCATAATGAATAGTGGTGTAGTGTAATTTACCATTAGAAAATcgaagagaagagggagaaaatTAACGATTGGGACGAGAAAGAGAGGCACCAAACAAACCAAGCAAACCTATAACAACAAATTCAATTTGGTTTATTCATCAAAATTAATgttcaaaaattgaataataCAAAATCGTAGATCAAAGAAATTATTACTATTCTACCATGTTGTGATGAATAATGGATGCAAAAATCGATGAAGAAGGTTGATTCAGTTGCGAAACGATGATGTTGTAATTTTGAATCAAAACGCAGGGTTTTTATGTCGTTTTGAGTTTGGcccaagaaagaaaataaaagaaataaaaaaaatccgaCCTACCGGATTCGAACCAGTGACCTAAGGATGTCTGTTGACCAACTACAGTCCTCcgctctaccaactgagctaaggtCGGTTGCTGATTAATCTCTCATACACATGATAAATATAACAAAGGAGTCTTTCACAACATTTTCTTACTAGTTATGGTTCATTTAcaatattgttatttttatttcggGGATAAATATATTATGTCAGCCACTAAAGTGTAATAAGGTGATCCGTTGAGGTTGCTTCTTTTTGCTATTTTGTTGCAACCTATTATTCATAATATTGGAGATGATTGTGAGTTTCTTCTTCATGTTTGGTATCTTAATGATGGGACTGTAATGTAATATGGATTTAGATGAGGTGGTTAAAACACTTGACATCTTTTAAGACATGGGCCTAAGATTAGGTCTTGAATTGAATATTCATAAGAGTGAGATCTTTTGACTTTCGTGTGATAATAATAAGCATCATGTGGAGTTGTTCCCTTCAGACATTGGGAGGCTAGTTTTAGAGTGAGATCTTTAACTTGGTTAATTTACCGCACATGTTGCCGTTAGCGTTAATAAGGATTTCTAAATTCAGTTTCTTAAATCATAAGTAGACACCACATAACAAATGTTTTACTAAGTTAAATCCAACAAAGACGAAGGGGAATTCAAGGATTCCTTAATCATCGTTAAACCTCTGAATCACAAACATAATCTTGCATTGGGCAGGACAATTAAACTATGTAACCCTTTTtaatctcttttaattttactctttaaaataagttttgctAATAGCTAAGTTGAACGACAATCCCTGTAGAGAACaataaacttactactttattacttgttacGGTTTGGTGCACTTGTCAATTTCGTCCATCATGGGGTCACCTTTTTTGTTTCATAAATCCCCATCAAAACGTTCTTGGTCTTTAACATGTAACAAATCTGGACGTCCGCATAAAAAAGTATTATATCTATGGTCTGCTTAAACTTTTCCATCATAAAAAACAACTCTCATTTTTCATGCTAAACCTCAcccaaatataaatatttgaagttcctactttaaaatatttaaaatataaactatCCGATCTTGATACAAATTCAACTACCAAAATGCATGTCAAATATAAATTCTTGCATTTTCCTCATAATTTATGATGAATTCTTTTTGGTTTTGATAGATTTTTTCTTGTTTACCTGTTTTTCACTTCTATATCTTTGCGTTTTCACTCACATTTTTGTTGGGTATGTATATATGTTTGTTATATTTACAACGACAAAAAAACTACAAGTGAATTTGTATAACTTCACAATAAATTTGAGCAGCATGATTGATTCTATTGCATTTTGAGTAGCATTAATTTGGGGTACTCTGGCACTGTCATTTTTTCTAGCACTACCAAGAGCTTTCCCATCATGTGCTTGCTGACATGACCACTGCAACATTCATCATGAACATAACAATAGTAACATGGTAACATTATAAATTGACTctaaaaataaactttataaaATGATGAAGAGTGTTCTTAGAACACCATTTACCTTAATGTCTCAAACCAATTCCAATACACTTATTTTGATTGGCCATTTCATTTTGCTTTTCATTGGACATTATGCCAAAAGAGAAACATtacataaaccaaaaatcatgcACACAATTTTCCTAACTTAATTTGTTGTGTCAATGTTGCTTTTTCGCAACAAACCccatgaaaaattaaaaaaataacaacacaacaaataatACTAGCAAATTATTTGGAGACCAAATCATCCccaaatttattcactttacaATAAAAAGATTTAACCCCAACATTCAGGTGTTAGTCTATGGTCCCTTTTAGGATCTTGGCAATAGTTATAAACCATGTGGTGTCTTTGAACCCAACTCATAGACCAATGTTGTTGTCTTGTCAACCCACCGGACCGATACGGCGAGGCCGTGGCCGGACGACACCAACGCGACGCATAGGCTGTGCAACCACTAGCCTTGAAGTTTGTGTACTTTGCAACAAAAGGTTGGTACTTGTAATCAGCTTTGTATTTTCCATCTTCTGTTGCCCATGATGAAGCATCCCAAATAGACCCATAAACCCACATTGGTCTTAGTGGAAATGTTGCATCACTCTTCCTTGGGTACCTCCTTATGGGCATATCATCCACTAGGAATCTGTCACATTGTTTATTTATAATGTAAGTTAAAGAGATAATGGTATGGTGaaactaattttataataaGGTATGTGGTTGGCCATAAAAAAACACATGTAGATCACtagattaatgttacttttaCAAGAGTTTGATATTGTAATTTAAAAGGATATATATAGTTCAAATTCTCAACTATCAAATTGTTATTATTGTCATTTATAATTAGTAAAGGTTCCCCTTCAATATCATGACCATTAGATTgcaatagaaaataataattgttatcaTTACAATTTAGTAAGACAtgttcccgtgagcttagctcagttggcgtAGACATACATAGTTATATGCAGGGGCACCCCtcttattcaccttgaaaaaagtgaattttagccactaaactacttgacaaaaaaaaaaaagagtttagtAAGACAGATCTCCATcgtttattaattttaaataataaatcaatgaaaaaaaagatagtaCTTCTATTATCACCTTCTttaatttcaaagaaaatgatatatattttttcaaagaaaatgatattattGGTTTACTTCCATTTCATCCTACAATGTCAATCATTCGTGCATACACTGTAGTATTACCTATATTCTTTAAGaatcaaacaaattaatatGACACAGACAAAGACCCAAGTTATattattggttttttttgttaccatcTACCCTATTATTATGTTTCAGCAGAAAAAGAAATGTTGGCTACCCTATATGCTCTACTAGCCCAAAAATAAAGTCTAACCGATTAATTTGAGCATTTCATACGAACATATGCTTGTTTAATTTGAGCATTtcatacaaattaaaatatatgataaataaacaaatgaaatagAATGGTAATTTTAATAAAGTATCCCTATAAACTATAAACTTGTGGTTATTTCAATTGTTATAAATacaaaagtgaaaaataatatCTTAAACGTGATAAACTTTTTGTGCAAATGTGATGGTTATTATACTACTTCGGTCTctattgtaagaaaaaaaattcattttttaaatttatttaataaatgatgtctCTGATCAATATTAAGTGAACTGTCTCTTATAGTTGAGATCGGTGAAAGTAGGATCGAAAGAGTATTAATATAGAGTGGAAATTAACAGTGACTTACATTAATTCCTTAGGATTCCAAACTATAGCATAGTGATGAAATTTTTTGGTAGGATCAAACCACAGATGAAATTTCATTTCTCTGCCTATAATTTTTCCATCACCACTCCCTCTTATATAAACATTTGTCTGCAAAGTATAAGGCTTTCCAAATGTTGTCCCTAGAAATTCAATGTCTACTTCATCATGAAATCCTGGATGTGCTTCATTGTTAGAAAGCTGCAATTAATCAACTCATTAGTAAAATTTATcacactcaaatttttttaaaaatgtttaacCTTCCATTAatcaacttcattttttttaatcatgatCATATCTTAATCTTACATAAAAAGCTGTTATAACTCCTGCAGTGTAGCCAGGATGAAGCTTAATCGAAGCGCCAAAGTATCCCGATCGAAATGGACGATTCGACTTGAATCCACTTCCTAttaatcagaagaaaaaaaatgtagtgtTACATGTCAATGATATATTTTGTGCATGCTTGAATTTGCGATAAATTTCGCGAAATCAAATCGTGCCATTGTAATTTTTCCGGTCGATAAAGTATCTAAACTAAAGTGAATTGAAACTAATCAGATTCATACCTGAGGTTCTATCAAGCCAAATAGTTGTTCCATGTTGATCCATGCTTTGGTGTTGAGGTCCCCAAAGGTTTCTATAACCATTGTAAAAGCTCATAGACCTGACTTTGGAACTTGGCCAGTAACCGGGGGAAGGTGGCCAATAGGCATTGCTTGAAGAAGCCATAAAGAATAAACTAGCAAAGAGAAATATGAAAGGAAAGGCCATGAAGAAAGGTAGGTAACTTAAATTTTAAGCAGAAAACAAAATGATGCTTGTGTGTATAAATGCAGGGTGTGTGTGAGAGTGATGGACTACTCAGTGAAAGGTGCATATGGATGAAGAGTATGGCAGTACATATTGATAGTAgtataaatatagaaaattaatGGGTCCCTCTACAATCGACAACTATGAAACACCGGGAACGGCAATGAGCTAAACGTTCAAGACCAATAAGAGAGATAGAAGCCACATCTCGACCTAAAACCTTCAGACATTGGGGAGTCCAAGGGCGGCAATGGACTAAATGTCCAAGACCAATAAGAGACttagacaccacactcttacccaaaacctcaAGTCAACAGGGATATGAGTTTTCTCTCTTATATATCTAATGTTTCCTCCATTCCTAGTCGATGTGGAACATAATCACTCACACTTAATTTTCCAACATTATACTCCATCCGAAatgaaatataagtaaaaaatgtaCTTGAGAAGTTGATCTATATGGActaaatttttaaccataaacttttgaattttcaactatcatttttgtttatatttatcgATGATGCTTACATCAGACACACTTTTAATTCAAAGTGTGGGTGCTGCATAAACTCTAAATGGGACTGATTAtgcaaatgaagaaaattgatggGGTGAAGTAGAAAATTAAGCTTAACAATAATCAAGTGTACTATAGATCATTAGAGACAAAAAGGAAGATCTTTAATTGTTGTATTACACTTAATTAGACTTAATTTGGAGGGTCAGTTGAATTATGTCATTCTGTTTTTCCCAATGCAACTACTTTTCTTGTTACTATTTAATGACAAGAAAGCCTTTAAGCTTGGAGGGATCGAGAATTACTCTTAGACAAGATAACGGCATGCAGAAGAGGGTAGTTGGGGTGTCTTAAATGTGGCTCAAAATTGTGATATTGAGATTGGATTGCATGGCCCTTTCATCCAATAGTATACTCCCTTCGTCTCacactcttatttttttttttttataaataattgtcactttagaatatcaatacaacatttagtaaataatattaattttaccattgaaatcaacacaactaatcatttttttaataattgtgcACAAACCTTAAAAGACTTATAAtttagagacggagggagtactatttacacagtgatatttgaacaactgtttgatacaacttttgtgataatttttttttttttcttttaattggttaaaagcaatagagagaaaaatgaagagagagaataaaaatataatgtgagtatgagagataaagttgtcacaaaatggttgtacaaatatcatttctcttaatcaAGTTGatgtaataactttttttttaagatttgaatCTCGtatcttgtatatattatgcattgtctctacaAAATGAGTTAAATTCATAAGGAGGACACTTGAATTAACTTACTCAATAGGaaagttttagttttagttttaaggaaaataagtgagtcaattataaaaatatctaGTTGGAATACATGCATTGAACTAAAGTTCTTTCGAACGATCAATAAATTAGATTTATATATGCTAAATTCTTAacacatactccctccggttcttattataagaaataattgaattttttagttcattatgtaagtgatgtatctagtctatatttacaataagatacattaattattctataaacttaaaaagttaattttttcttataacaaGGATCGCAGGGATAATTAAGAAACAATACCAAGTCTATACATATTTATCcttaattcattttttgtgATATATACCCTTAAAGTTCACTAAGAGGAGTGGGCCAGATTATGATATTGTCAATTCTCAAAATCTTGAGTGAGTAATGGTGCGTTTGAAGCTATGAAAACTTCATCAATGAAGTGGGTCAACAACAGTCCTTTAGTGGCCCCAAACTTGATGAGTACTGGGGGTCACATATACGCATGGTTGATTGatttttagaataaattatTCATATAACCTTAAGGTTATGATTTATTGAGAAAGAAAAGGATCCATGTATAGATTACAAATTGATTGCAATCGAAGTCATTAAAATTAGGATCATGGACTACACACATTTTAATGCTTTGATCAATTAATCGCATATAGTACTTCTTCCATAAATGAGTTGTACAAGCACTTCTTCCATctatccaatattttttttttggtgaatgtTAACCAATGCGCTAAGGATAATGGTTAAGCattcaaaaacaagtaagttttcatgaAAAACTTGTGTAATCATTACTTTatcaaaagtaacatcttatattttcaatataaaattttaatttgtagatTCCTTAACAATTTCCTTGATGACactggttaacaagaccctattttttttaaccaaaactTTACCTTCATCATCTTTAATACATTTCACTTATCTAAGTCTCGTGTCTTTCTTTCTGTTTCATAGCAAGCCCATCAAAAACTTAAGGGCCTAATGATCGGGTATAACCCATAAAAAACTCGAGTTCTTGCGTCAATCACCTAATGCTGTCAAAATGAGTTCGTTCGTAGGGGCCAGTTTGCCAAGCCGGTAAATTCTCTACCTATTCAGGCTAGCAGGTATGGGGCACGGGGTAGCCCATTTATCCTGCATAACGAAAAACATTctaaaaattacatatatttttaaataatt is from Medicago truncatula cultivar Jemalong A17 chromosome 1, MtrunA17r5.0-ANR, whole genome shotgun sequence and encodes:
- the LOC25483952 gene encoding uncharacterized protein isoform X2; translation: MVCLVCLVPLFLVPIVNFLPLLFDFLMGKIYAAFGWEYRKPERVPPACPIKPSNKTINKDEVSVGPSPTEPTKPGSVDVKQD
- the LOC25483952 gene encoding uncharacterized protein isoform X1 yields the protein MVCLVCLVPLFLVPIVNFLPLLFDFLMGKIYAAFGWEYRKPERVPPACPIKPSNKTINKQDEVSVGPSPTEPTKPGSVDVKQD
- the LOC25483954 gene encoding probable xyloglucan endotransglucosylase/hydrolase protein 32 codes for the protein MAFPFIFLFASLFFMASSSNAYWPPSPGYWPSSKVRSMSFYNGYRNLWGPQHQSMDQHGTTIWLDRTSGSGFKSNRPFRSGYFGASIKLHPGYTAGVITAFYLSNNEAHPGFHDEVDIEFLGTTFGKPYTLQTNVYIRGSGDGKIIGREMKFHLWFDPTKKFHHYAIVWNPKELIFLVDDMPIRRYPRKSDATFPLRPMWVYGSIWDASSWATEDGKYKADYKYQPFVAKYTNFKASGCTAYASRWCRPATASPYRSGGLTRQQHWSMSWVQRHHMVYNYCQDPKRDHRLTPECWG